From the Salarias fasciatus chromosome 16, fSalaFa1.1, whole genome shotgun sequence genome, one window contains:
- the LOC115402718 gene encoding poly(A) polymerase type 3-like, protein MHEQPKQKNVVARDNDDCPSSRMRKTQQFGPRPPPRPQPPNRGVSSTMEPRSKAPPTGRDISLTKSLARFMAAADVYEDRLTTMTKKKVAESLGSLFTEWLDEMCVEMNVEESIRRSAGGKLIPVGSQLLGAEVKGSDIDAVCVGPCFVQRHHFFSSFCRKLAANKEVTDMLTFEKTVVPVVKLTYKGEKMDLVYVQYPEDSVPEAVDLMDDGLVRGLDPRCVRSLNGYRDSVQILRCVPNVYVFRTVLRVIKVWAKKRQIYSNRLGFLGGISWAILVARVCQLYPNATVAALVTHFFRLYSTWDWNNPVRLRNENREFPSWDSQAPWSDRFPLMPIMTPAFPQQNSTFNMAKSNMAVITQEFVRGWHITEGIYSGRAEWARLFQMEDLERKYQYVLMAGMHYVELDVSYTSESQALRWVGLVEAKLRILVGYLDKDWQISLVRTIPEPSPGPQNLHNRFTEYVYMFARKCGILEDGMRLSASVTSRGQQVCRPAAQKRRLGEESLNVAKKAKVDTTPDVERLDSREKPVQPRRVFKLRRPSFN, encoded by the exons atgCATGAGCAGCCGAAACAGAAGAACGTCGTAGCTCGTGACAACGATGATTGCccgtcgtctcg GATGAGGAAGACTCAGCAGTTTGGTCCAAGACCACCTCCCAGGCCTCAGCCGCCAAACCGCGGGGTCTCCAGCACCATGGAGCCCAGGAgcaaggctccgcccacaggGAGAGACATCAGCCTGACCAAGAGTCTGGCGAGGTTCATGGCAGCTGCTGATGTCTATGAGGACCGCCTGACCACGATGACCAa GAAGAAGGTGGCCGAGTCTCTGGGGTCCCTCTTCACTGAGTGGCTGGATGAGATGTGTGTCGAGATG AATGTGGAGGAATCCATCAGGCGCAGCGCTGGAGGCAAGCTCATCCCCGTGGGCTCACAGCTGCTCGGTGCAGAGGTGAAAG GCTCTGACATCGACGCCGTCTGTGTGGGACCCTGCTTCGTCCAGAGGCAccacttcttctcctccttctgccgCAAGCTGGCCGCAAACAAAGAGGTCACCGACATGCTG ACCTTCGAAAAGACGGTCGTCCCGGTCGTGAAGCTGACCTATAAAGGAGAGAAG ATGGACTTGGTCTACGTCCAGTACCCGGAGGACAGCGTCCCGGAGGCGGTGGACCTCATGGACGACGGTCTGGTGAGGGGTCTGGATCCACGCTGTGTGCGGAGTTTAAATG GCTACAGAGACAGCGTACAGATCCTGAGGTGTGTCCCCAACGTGTACGTCTTCCGCACCGTGTTGAGGGTCATCAAGGTCTGGGCCAAAA agcgccaGATTTACTCCAACAGGCTGGGCTTCCTGGGCGGTATCTCATGGGCCATCTTGGTCGCCAGGGTTTGCCAGCTCTACCCCAACGCCACCGTGGCGGCCCTGGTGACCCATTTCTTCAGGCTGTACAGCACGTG ggactGGAACAACCCGGTGCGCCTGAGAAATGAGAACAGGGAGTTCCCTTCCTGGGATTCCCAG GCTCCCTGGAGTGACCGCTTCCCCCTGATGCCCATAATGACCCCAGCGTTCCCCCAGCAGAACTCCACCTTTAACATGGCCAAGTCCAACATGGCCGTCATCACCCAGGAGTTTGTTCGAG GCTGGCACATCACCGAGGGCATCTACAGCGGAAGAGCTGAGTGGGCCAGACTCTTCCAGATGGAGGACCTCGAGCGGAAGTACCAGTACGTATTGATGGCTGGAAT GCATTACGTTGAGTTGGACGTCTCGTACACGTCCGAGAGTCAGGCTCTGCGATG GGTGGGCTTAGTGGAGGCCAAACTCCGGATTCTGGTGGGATATCTGGATAAGGACTGGCAGATCTCCCTGGTCCGTACCATCCCAGAGCCCTCTCCAGGTCCCCAGAATCTCCACAACAG GTTCACTGAATATG tgtACATGTTCGCCAGGAAGTGTGGCATCCTGGAGGACGGAATGAGGCTCTCCGCCtcagtgaccagcagggggcagcaggtgTGCCGTCCTGCAGCCCAGAAGAGAAGACTCGGGGAGGAATCTTTGAATGTGGCAAAGAAGGCCAAAGTGGACACG actcCTGATGTGGAGCGGCTGGACTCGAGGGAAAAGCCAGTCCAGCCCAGACGCGTCTTCAAGCTGAGACGCCCCAG TTTTAATTGA
- the LOC115403483 gene encoding interleukin-17D-like, producing the protein MPHQITLLLLLLLHVALMLHSLPAEAVRVRKKVPRTRSCLDLPEEILEQMFGRLSVGVMSAFHHALQLEPRDKLNLTCPTAARDAADGKARLPVNLLSISPWADRISYDPARYPRYIPEAYCLCQGCLAGPHGEDRRWLRSTPVFAPSVVLRRTGSCAGGRHSYAEVYVSIPVGCTCVPRLEKDPDGRAANQSLDRAPPKAGRLLSGGKKV; encoded by the exons ATGCCACATCAGAtcaccctcctcctgctgctgctgctgcacgtggCTCTGATGCTGCACAGCCTGCCGGCAGAAGCGGTGCGCGTCCGCAAGAAGGTCCCCAGGACCCGGTCTTGCCTGGACCTGCCGGAGGAGATCCTGGAGCAGATGTTCGGGCGCCTCTCGGTGGGCGTGATGAGCGCCTTTCACCACGCGCTGCAGCTGGAGCCGCGGGACAAACTCAACCTGACCTGCCCGACGGCGGCACGAGACGCGGCCGACGGCAAGGCCCGCCTGCCGGTCAACCTGCTCAGCATCTCCCCCTGGGCCGACAG GATCTCCTACGACCCGGCCCGGTACCCCCGTTACATCCCGGAGGCCTACTGCCTGTGCCAGGGCTGCCTGGCCGGGCCGCACGGCGAGGACCGCCGGTGGCTCCGCAGCACGCCGGTCTTCGCTCCCTCCGTCGTCCTGAGGAGGACCGGCTCCTGTGCCGGGGGCCGACACTCCTACGCCGAGGTCTACGTCTCCATCCCGGTGGGGTGCACCTGCGTGCCGCGGCTGGAGAAGGACCCGGACGGCCGGGCCGCCAACCAGAGCCTGGACCGGGCGCCGCCCAAGGCCGGGAGGCTTCTGTCCGGGGGGAAGAAAGTATGA
- the LOC115403274 gene encoding EEF1A lysine methyltransferase 1-like, translated as MSDSDDDGVPTLSAHTLAALQEFYSETRTGLDRSVQPSDQFAVGAVEEDWRMSQFWYSDETAARLAEEVVREAGEGGRIACVSAPSVYQKLKQGVVGGSDRVSAVVLEYDRRFAAYGEDFVYYDYNQPLSLPAVVAPRSFDVVLADPPYLSEECLSKVAETIKYLSKGKVLLCTGAIMEKLAGELLGVTMCSFLPKHNRNLSNEFRCFVNYPSRLS; from the exons ATGAGCGACAGTGACGATGACGGCGTTCCCACCCTGTCTGCTCACACTCTGGCCGCCCTGCAGGAGTTTTACAGCGAGACCAGGACCGGTCTGGACCGCAGCGTCCAACCGTCAGACCAGTTCGCGGTgggagcggtggaggaggactgg AGGATGAGCCAGTTCTGGTACAGCGACGAGACGGCGGCCCGGTTGGCCGAGGAGGTCGTCCgagaggctggagagggagGCAG GATCGCGTGTGTGAGCGCGCCCAGCGTGTACcagaagctgaagcagggagTCGTCGGCGGCTCGGACCGAGTGTCGGCCGTGGTGCTCGAGTACGACCGCCGCTTCGCCGCCTACGGCGAGGACTTCGTGTACTACGACTACAACCAGCCGCTGTCCCTCCCGGCCGTCGTGGCGCCGCGGAGCTTCGACGTGGTTCTGGCCGATCCGCCTTACCTGTCCGAGGAGTGTCTGAGCAAAGTGGCTGAAACCATCAAGTACCTGAGCAAAGGCAAGGTGCTGCTGTGCACAG GAGCCATCATGGAGAAGCTGGCCGGAGAGCTCCTGGGTGTGACGATGTGCAGCTTTCTgcccaaacacaacagaaacctGTCCAATGAGTTCCGCTGCTTCGTCAACTACCCGTCCCGCCTGTCCTGA